The following proteins are co-located in the Poecile atricapillus isolate bPoeAtr1 chromosome 20, bPoeAtr1.hap1, whole genome shotgun sequence genome:
- the PHYHD1 gene encoding phytanoyl-CoA dioxygenase domain-containing protein 1 isoform X1: MASVTQHQIQKFHKDGFLVLEQFFSAEECDDMRSQIQKIVSEMEVPPHCRTAFSTREQEQLQAQGSSDYFLTSGDKIRFFFEKGVLDEKGNFLIPKEKSVSKIGHALHAYDPVFKQITHSPKVQELGRKLGLERPVVVQSMYIFKQPGIGGEVTPHQDATFLHTEPLGRILGFWIALEDATQENGCLWFIPGSHTNGITRRMVRAASGASTCVEFVGSEPAYDEKQFIPLPISKGGLILIHGEVVHKSELNSSESSRHAFTFHVMEAKGTTWSKENWLQPTPELPFPSLYT, encoded by the exons ATGGCATCTGTAACCCAGCATCAGATCCAGAAG TTCCACAAGGATGGCTTCCTTGTCCTGGAGCAGTTTTTCAGCGCAGAGGAGTGTGACGATATGAGGAGCCAGATCCAGAAAATCGTCTCGGAGATGGAAGTGCCGCCGCACTGCCGCACCGCGTTCTCCACCAGGGaacaggagcagctccaagcACAG GGTAGCTCGGATTATTTCCTCACCAGTGGAGACAAGATTAGATTCTTCTTTGAGAAAGGTGTTTTGGATGAGAAAG gtAACTTTCTAATTCCAAAGGAGAAGTCTGTCAGCAAGATTGGCCATG cTCTACACGCTTATGATCCTGTCTTCAAGCAAATCACCCACTCCCCCAAGGTGCAG GAACTGGGAAGAAAACTAGGCCTTGAGAGACCAGTAGTTGTGCAGAGCATGTATATCTTCAAG caaCCTGGCATTGGTGGTGAAG TGACTCCACACCAAGATGCCACCTTCCTGCACACGGAGCCTCTGGGCCGGATCCTGGGCTTCTGGATCGCCCTGGAAGATGCCACACAGGAGAATGGCTGTTTGTGGTTCATCCCTGGCTCTCACACCA ATGGGATTACCCGGAGGATGGTCCGTGCAGCTTCAGGTGCCTCAACATGTGTAGAGTTTGTAGGCTCAGAGCCAGCCTATGATGAGAAGCAGTTCATACCTCTGCCTATAAGTAAAG GTGGACTCATCCTCATCCATGGTGAGGTTGTCCATAAGAGTGAACTCAACAGCTCGGAGTCTTCTCGCCATGCGTTCACCTTCCACGTGATGGAAGCCAAAGGCACCACCTGGAGCAAAGAGAACTG GCTTCAGCCAACTCCTGAACTGCCTTTTCCATCGCTCTACACTTGA
- the DOLK gene encoding dolichol kinase: MLNKPVLVESLLVFTMVLSVHAVVWDRFSWCAVALAVQAFYVQFKWDRLLQLGGAVFQFRGAANSGLLPASMVIPLLGVVMKERCRAAGIVYFERFGIVVASTGMLLALFLSVLAVGITKPVPTNTCILTGIAGSVIIYTMKHSLTVSEVIEVLEVLLIFVYLSMILLYLLPRCFTPGEALLVLGGVSFVLNQLIKRSLNVIKGRGDPIDFFLLVAVVGVVLLGLFFTVLFIFMDSGTWISSMFFHMMTAVLGLGVIMPWLYRLIHRNPLFWLFQFLFQTQTRLYLLLYWTFLAASACGVVFYQNTKRSSESKKHQASTITRKYFHFIVVATYVPGLIYDRQLLYVAAVLCLAVFIFLEYVRYFRIKPFGQTLRHLLSLFLDERDSGPLILTHIYLLLGMSLPVWLFPRSCAPKGSLPGAGALVPYSGVLAVGVGDTIASVFGSTMGEIKWPGTKKTFEGTMTAIFAQIIAVALILIFDSSVNLNSSYAWILASVSLVSLLEAYTTQIDNLLLPLYLQIMLMA; the protein is encoded by the coding sequence ATGTTAAACAAACCAGTGCTGGTGGAGTCGCTGCTGGTGTTCACCATGGTGCTGTCGGTGCACGCGGTGGTGTGGGACCGCTTCTCCTGGTGCGCCGTCGCTTTGGCCGTCCAGGCCTTCTACGTCCAGTTCAAATGGGAccggctgctgcagctggggggaGCCGTGTTCCAGTTCCGGGGGGCAGCCAACAGCGGCCTGCTGCCCGCCAGCATGGTCATCCCCCTGCTGGGGGTGGTGATGAAGGAGAGGTGCAGGGCTGCCGGCATCGTGTACTTCGAGCGCTTTGGCATCGTCGTGGCTTCCACGGGAATGCTGCTCGCTCTCTTCCTGTCCGTCTTAGCAGTTGGCATCACCAAACCTGTGCCAACCAACACTTGTATCCTGACTGGTATTGCTGGCAGCGTAATTATCTACACCATGAAACATTCCTTGACTGTCTCAGAAGTGATAGAGGTTCTAGAAGTGCTGCTCATTTTTGTCTACCTCAGTATGATCTTGCTGTACTTGTTGCCCCGATGTTTTACTCCCGGAGAAGCGCTGCTGGTTCTTGGAGGTGTAAGTTTTGTTCTCAATCAGCTCATTAAACGTTCACTGAATGTAATCAAGGGCAGAGGGGATCCCATTGACTTCTTCCTTCTGGTGGCAGTTGTTGGAGTTGTTCTTCTTGGtctttttttcactgtgctCTTCATTTTCATGGATTCGGGCACGTGGATTTCCTCCATGTTTTTCCACATGATGACAGCAGTGTTAGGCTTAGGGGTCATCATGCCTTGGCTGTACCGACTGATCCACAGGAACCCTTTGTTCTGGCTGTTCCAGTTTCTGTTTCAGACACAGACAAGACTTTACCTTCTTCTGTACTGGACTTTCTTGGCTGCCTCAGCATGTGGTGTGGTTTTCTACCAGAACACCAAGAGATCATCTGAATCTAAAAAACACCAGGCCTCGACTATAACCAGGAAATATTTCCACTTCATTGTTGTAGCTACTTATGTTCCTGGACTAATTTATGACCGCCAGCTCCTCTACgttgctgcagtgctgtgtctgGCAGTGTTTATCTTCTTAGAGTACGTTCGGTACTTCAGGATCAAACCCTTTGGACAAACCCTGAGGCATTTGCTCTCTCTCTTCTTGGATGAAAGAGACAGTGGACCTCTAATCTTGACTCACATTTATCTCCTCCTTGGCATGTCCCTCCCAGTGTGGTTGTTTCCCAGATCTTGTGCTCCTAAAGGCAGCttgcctggagcaggagcactGGTCCCCTACTCTGGGGTGTTGGCAGTAGGCGTAGGAGACACCATTGCCTCTGTTTTTGGCAGTACAATGGGGGAAATCAAGTGGCCAGGAACAAAAAAGACCTTTGAAGGGACAATGACAGCTATTTTTGCTCAGATCATTGCTGTGGCTCTCATTCTGATCTTTGACAGCAGTGTGAATCTGAACTCCAGCTACGCCTGGATTCTGGCATCTGTGAGTTTGGTTTCTCTTTTGGAAGCTTACACTACTCAAATTGATAATCTGCTGTTGCCTCTCTACCTCCAGATCATGCTCATGGCATAg
- the PHYHD1 gene encoding phytanoyl-CoA dioxygenase domain-containing protein 1 isoform X2 — MASVTQHQIQKFHKDGFLVLEQFFSAEECDDMRSQIQKIVSEMEVPPHCRTAFSTREQEQLQAQGSSDYFLTSGDKIRFFFEKGVLDEKALHAYDPVFKQITHSPKVQELGRKLGLERPVVVQSMYIFKQPGIGGEVTPHQDATFLHTEPLGRILGFWIALEDATQENGCLWFIPGSHTNGITRRMVRAASGASTCVEFVGSEPAYDEKQFIPLPISKGGLILIHGEVVHKSELNSSESSRHAFTFHVMEAKGTTWSKENWLQPTPELPFPSLYT, encoded by the exons ATGGCATCTGTAACCCAGCATCAGATCCAGAAG TTCCACAAGGATGGCTTCCTTGTCCTGGAGCAGTTTTTCAGCGCAGAGGAGTGTGACGATATGAGGAGCCAGATCCAGAAAATCGTCTCGGAGATGGAAGTGCCGCCGCACTGCCGCACCGCGTTCTCCACCAGGGaacaggagcagctccaagcACAG GGTAGCTCGGATTATTTCCTCACCAGTGGAGACAAGATTAGATTCTTCTTTGAGAAAGGTGTTTTGGATGAGAAAG cTCTACACGCTTATGATCCTGTCTTCAAGCAAATCACCCACTCCCCCAAGGTGCAG GAACTGGGAAGAAAACTAGGCCTTGAGAGACCAGTAGTTGTGCAGAGCATGTATATCTTCAAG caaCCTGGCATTGGTGGTGAAG TGACTCCACACCAAGATGCCACCTTCCTGCACACGGAGCCTCTGGGCCGGATCCTGGGCTTCTGGATCGCCCTGGAAGATGCCACACAGGAGAATGGCTGTTTGTGGTTCATCCCTGGCTCTCACACCA ATGGGATTACCCGGAGGATGGTCCGTGCAGCTTCAGGTGCCTCAACATGTGTAGAGTTTGTAGGCTCAGAGCCAGCCTATGATGAGAAGCAGTTCATACCTCTGCCTATAAGTAAAG GTGGACTCATCCTCATCCATGGTGAGGTTGTCCATAAGAGTGAACTCAACAGCTCGGAGTCTTCTCGCCATGCGTTCACCTTCCACGTGATGGAAGCCAAAGGCACCACCTGGAGCAAAGAGAACTG GCTTCAGCCAACTCCTGAACTGCCTTTTCCATCGCTCTACACTTGA